TGCTCTCTATGCTTCTGTCATCACATTATGATACGCTTGAATCTCATACCCATATATATACACACGCTACTCAGCTTCTACTACTACTATCATATTGGTTTTCCACTAAGATATTTATTATCATGTTAGTTTGAACTCTTTATCTTACTTTTGAGCAAAAAACTTAAGATTTTATGCATAAAATTGCTGATATAGAGTAGGTTTTCTTCAAATATTGTtgatagacttatttgatcatgATCGCCAATGTCATTTCTGCCTTATCTTGCAATAATCTTCACTATATCTAACTTTCGTAGGTTGCACTAGCTAGAAACAATGGACGGTAAAGGATAAATCACGCTCCCCACTAACTATAGGACTGATCTTTCACATGGGAATTAGAAGAAGCTGACATGATGTGTATGAATTAGTTAGCCCTACATAAACAGGTGATATGTCAGTGTGATATAACTGTATGCATTAAACTGATTCAGGTCTAGAAATCGTTGCGCTTTACTTCAATTCTTGCTAAATATATAAGTATCTAACTTCATCTTAACTGCAGTTTTGCAGTTTTATTTACAATCTGTTGATATCATTAGATGGATGACTCAACCACTAATCACTCAGGGATCCGAGTTCCGAAAGTCACCTGTTTTTGTTTTTTCCCTGATCAGAAAAACACCTGTGGTATATTGTGTTTAAACATGAATTTCATGCAATTTTATTTCATGTTGGGGGTAGAGCTGCCAGAGGAACTAGTATTTTATGCACTACTGAGTACTGATCCTCTTCTTTAACATCTTTACTTCAATACTACTGGCATGAcgccctatatatatatatagatgagGATTCACAAGGATGAACAACACTTCCCTCTTCATTATAACAAGATCACTCTGAACCTATGAGAAGTTGGAAGAACGTGGCCGTTTTTATTCATTGGCAGCTGAATGCACAAAAGATGTGTCACATGTTTATGCATCTTCTCTAGTGTAACAGGTTCCATATCAATATATGACAATATAGAACctcattttataaattttattcaGAATTCGGAAAAGAATACATATGATTTAATTTGTTACAATAATCAATAGTTGGATGAATGCTTACACAAGAGTTAGCTGTGATAACTCAACACTGTCTTTCATCTTAAGATCATCATCATGTTTCATGTGGTGGCTATGTAGTTCTCTAGTGATACTACTAGTTGTATCTAAAAAATACAACACACTTAACAAGATACAGCAACAAGCAAACATGGGTATTGGTCCAAATATCCAAAGGAATAGAGGAAATGATATGTAAAATGCTCTCAATCCAATTGACCAAAAGTAACTTGCCCTGTTTAAACTTCTTGTAATATAATCAATCGATTCGTCCCTTGTTGCTGGTAACGAAACCATAAAACTAACATGAACATAATACCTGATTGACTGCACATTGCAGAGAAAAGCAAAAAGGAAGCAGACCAAGATTGCGAAGTATTTGATGGAGAAAGCTAGACGGCTTGTGTTGCCGTAAATCAAGGCTGATGTTTTAGTATCTGTTGTGCTGCTCACAAACACCCCAATGATTGAGCTCATTGTGATTGCTGTTGTTGCTAGTAACGTCGATGCCATTATGCTGTTTCTTATTGTTTGAACAGCTAATACGCCGTTCTTGTTTGGATCCTACAAGTCATAAGCAAATTAACTACAATAAATTCAAATAGTGAACTATTCTAGTGGCCTACTAGGAGACCGGAGATATGACACTGATGCAAAACTCAACGACCGCCTATACTATAGTACACATAAGCAAGTGGATGAACAAAATAGTACTTCTGCACATTTGCAATGTTGGTACATTATGTTCTTTATGCAAACCAAACTCATCGGTAGACCTAGGTCCGCCTGAGTCCCCGACCAGCAGGCCGGGCAGTAATACCGGTGGTGTAATCCAATATAAAACAATTTATTTCTTTTGTGCCCAAGGGCTAAACGGTGAGTACTTTGGTACCTTTTACGGCTTTACCTAAGTATCAAGCAAGCATCCACAAAATTCTGCTTTCTAACATACGTGTTGAACTTACTTTGTTATCCTCAGGGGGTCAGGGCCTACGTGGTGGGTCAGTGATACTTTCTACACGTAATAACCATGCTTATGAAACTCTTTTATTAAATTAATTCATTCCTTAAACTCGCTTAACTTTCATGATTACATTTTTCTGCATCATCATCAGTTCAATAGAATAACAATTTACAAAAATGACCGCCACCaccttgtggtggtggtggagatttgAGATTTGAATGGTAGGTGGCAATATATGTTACTCAAGCCTCAAGGTCAAGATGATCATATCGGGAAATCAACACCAATAACTAGTTTCAATTGATTCATGATCATGAAAACTAATTGATTAACATAAAGATATAGCTAGCATAACGAAATTGAAACCTTAATCTTGAGAGAAAGTGAGAGATATAGAGACGTACAGACATCATGGAGGAAACCCATCTTTTCCTGCTAAGAGCGTTAAGGCCCACAACGGTACGTTTAGGCTGGTGAAGGATAGTGAAGAAAAGCCAAGTATGATATATAACCATCAGTAGCACACCCAGTGGAACCAAGACAATATCAAGTGATTTTTCTTccataatcttctcttcttttctacAGTGATCTCGTTATGGTGGAGAGCTGACTTTACTCTCTGTTTTGGTCATAATTGAAAGTTTGACGAAATTGCCCAATTTAAAGAAGACATTGCACTGCAGTCTAGGAATAAGATAAGGGAGATAATGATTAATTAAGTAGTACACGCATTATGCATTTACCGTATATACCCACTCCTCCTCATCAACTCAGACTTATTCCCATTCACACGAACTCTAGTACCCGTTTGGTTGAATCGGGTGTTTGTGGCACGTGTATCATCGTAGTTTCGTTGAATGTGTATCCACGTTAACTGTGACGTGGTTTTACAGTGACTAAAGCTGGCCTGACGCCGTTGTATTTTTTGTTTGGATGGCTGAATTTATAATTGATTATATATAAGTTCGTGAAGGTGACAAAATTTAGTCGAATGTTTTGCCAAATATCTTACCAAATGCGCGGGTCTTAGGTTAACAAGATCAACATATTATATCTATTAGTTATGTTTTATTTCGAGTTAGGAAAATGACTACGTATTACAGTATGTTTTATGCCGAAGAAAggtcatataaaaagaagaagaaaaataagattgaAAAACCAAAACAGAGTTACTGTTGTACAAAACTTACTTTCAACACTTGGACAAACTTAGTTTCCAAATAGCAAAAGCTTAAAAAACGAGAAGGGTTTGATTCGAGTGTGACTCTACGCATATAATTCTCGTTCTATCAAATAGATAGATCGTATGATAGGTAGAGGCAGAGACAGTCTTGGAGAGCTGAAACATTTTACTTCTCTGTCTAGGGCCAAACCTGTTTTtttggaacgattttttgggactactcaaaaagaatgagggactactttgtgatacaaATGTCTACCCCtacattataaggggtgtcttaaaagATTTGGGAAGACTAATCTGCCCTTATTCTAATTAAGGTTATAACtaaccctaataacccactaaTCTAACCCACTACCCACTAATTAAATCCTAATTAAAATCTAAtttaaaacctaaaatcagtttcaaaactgattttttttttctttatcttcttcctcctcttcctcttcatcttcttctcgtcAACATCGCAACATCgacgttaatcgtcgattcgaaaaaatttcatcgtcgattaatcaatctttatAAGCAATGCGTGCCAAGAACACACCCAGACAACCAGGATTGAGTCTGGGACTCCCACATATAGTGAATCTCCCAAAAGAATTGCTAAAGTTCAAAGAACTTGAAGAACCGTTTACAGGAAAAATCAATCATCCAACCGCAAAACAGAAGTCCGATTCAAGTGAAATGCAAATCTgcgggtaatttccttcatacccattcttttcaattcgttatttgttgaagaaatcgattagaaatcatcaaaacccattcaaaatggTAGTTACATTTGatagttcggttaggagaatgtTTTTTGTAACCCTATAATTGATAACcgaactttcaaaataagaacagttcggtgtGCTCGCAACTATAAGACTAATATCTGTTTACCGAATTATATAGTTCGGTATGCTCGCAAAATTTTTtctcgtaaccgaactcaatatttcctttgaaagaatgagttcggttttgtcgataat
This genomic stretch from Papaver somniferum cultivar HN1 chromosome 5, ASM357369v1, whole genome shotgun sequence harbors:
- the LOC113282193 gene encoding uncharacterized protein LOC113282193, producing the protein MEEKSLDIVLVPLGVLLMVIYHTWLFFTILHQPKRTVVGLNALSRKRWVSSMMSDPNKNGVLAVQTIRNSIMASTLLATTAITMSSIIGVFVSSTTDTKTSALIYGNTSRLAFSIKYFAILVCFLFAFLCNVQSIRYYVHVSFMVSLPATRDESIDYITRSLNRASYFWSIGLRAFYISFPLFLWIFGPIPMFACCCILLSVLYFLDTTSSITRELHSHHMKHDDDLKMKDSVELSQLTLV